ttattattattattattattattatattttttatgtattaataattgaattataagttattataaattttaaattataattataaattaatttattttctatttattaattgttgtaatatattgcttatttatttatttatatatttgttactatttatttattaataataacaatgtattatttttttatattcaaatgttaataattccattagaataataatgtataataaaacgttttaaaatgtttttatgatctcataaataaagaaatctatctatctatctatctatctatctatctatctatctatctatctatctatctatctatctatcaaatatataaaaaatcatttgtattattatacaatattaCTATAATAGAATTATTAacatacaaatattaaaaaataaattgataaatatTATTGATAAACATTGTCTGTATTTTGTTGGGAAGTAAAAACTAAAATACCTCAAACCGAttgttcatcatttttaatgaatagCTGTGAACATTAGTCATGAAAAACAGCAAATAGCTAAGGATATCaaaaatatgatataaaaaaaaacaccataatgCCCATACATTTTTCACTATGCCAGtataaagacaaaaatatataGCATATCAAGCCATCtctatacatacagtacatacaaatATGTATAAGCTATAGCCTGGCTGGCACACTAAACAAATCCTTCAGTCCGTGATAATACTAAGAGTTAAATGgcttgcaaaaaaataaaaaaaataaaacaccagaAAAATCACTGGACAAATTTAGAAATGTTCAGATGGAAATGTATCGTTGTTATCGTCGTTACAGGCGCGAATCTGTCCGCCAAAAAAAAACCAGGTAAAGAGTAAACTTCAGTTGTACATCGATTAAAGAAATTTCTCGAAGGCGTGTCGTGTGTTTTTCAGAACAGCACGTGGCAGATAAATCCGACTCAGTTAACAGGATTTTCCGATTATATTCACATTCATTCTGCGCTCCTATTAAACTGAACATCTCAGATGTTGAAGGATATCTATAATAAggatttatttagtcattttgtGCAACCACGTAAACAATATTAGATTTGGTCCAtggcctttttctttctttttttcccccacaggtGTGTTATTCGAGCACCATTGAGTTCTCTGGATGTTGTTGACATCAGTATCATCATATCGTGTACGTCCTGAAGTTCTAACACTCTCTAATACTGTTTCAGTGAGAGGTTTTGGGAAAGAttcctttctcacacacacacacacacacacacacacacacacacacacacacacatacacacacacacatacacaccatgtatcATTTATGATATTCAGTTGTCAAGCTGCACAaaatcactgattttttttgctgttaaagTTCACAAAAAAAAGCCACAATTCCAAAAGTCTGCTCAAAATAAAGGGTTTAGGAAACATACAAAGACTTGGTGaggctttttttaaaaagatttttttttttttgctgcaagATTTTCCAGAATGTTCGCTGAACGTCTCCCGTGGAGAAGATCATAGTCGTACGCCTAAAAGAATACAGAGCTGCCAGGCTTGGACAAGTGCTTCCGAATCTCTCCTCTGCTCTGCTGTGCTTTTGCTCAAGTCTAATCCGagtctttctttaaaaatcgTGTCTTTAAATAGCGTCGCCGAGCCGGATTCAGAAAGGAACCCAGGTCCAGATTCAGAAAGGAATCCAGGGATCCAGGAAGATCTTGCTCACGATCTCAGGAGGTTGGACGGGATGTTCTAGTTTAAGGTAGAAGATGCGCTGAAAGCCATGAGTACACAGTGTCCTGAGCTCTGTCAGTTTCCCCAGCAGCCGGGACAGGTAGTTGGGACGTGCCTCTTCGGAGACACTTGTGGCAACGTGTTCTTTGAGGCACGATATCAGCTGGTTCTGGAAATCCTCTACACGTTTGGGCTCCTTCAGGCCATGTCGATCTGTAAGAGAGGAGGGACAGCGTAAGTTCCAGCTGTTCCACGCTGATAAGCAATCGATCTACGCTATATGAGCgacaatatttatacaaataggTGCACAAAAGCAATCATAAGCAGGTGTGTGCACTTAGGTGGTTTGTTCCTCCTCCAAAGAAAACAGATGGTGCAGATACAAGTCTCAAAGCACTTCTAATGAAGGACTTTGGTCAGATCCGCCCTGTTTCTCTGGAAATTTTCTCTTTGGGCTCCATTTGTATCGTACTACCAAAGACATTAAGACTCCAGTGAAACACATGTTTCAGAGCTGATCAGCTGTGCAGGCaaagtgtatatattgtacatagtacacacatccatccattcatttcatttgatttcagTACCCATTGACTGACTTTATCTGAATTCAATTTAAcatgtaataaatgaaatataaaacattattaatacGACCAGGCCGATTTTTAATACCTGCCATTATTTGTTCCCTAGAGCCATTTGTGTTTGTTAAACTGGATTATCATATTATTAAAGAAATGCCTAGGCTAGTTTAGAAAGTTAAAAAAAGTGTATGCTGGTATTttggtgcatgtgtgtatgtgtgtgtgttcaccatgTTTCAGGGGGTTtctctctgggttctctggtttcctctctgGGTCCATGCTCTATATgcttgttgagtgtgtgaagtgcCACGAAACAAAAGTGCCATGGTGAAACTGCCATGGTGCCATGGTGAAACTCACCTGTTATAATGGCTAGCGTGGCGAGGCAGCAGAACGACGCCAGGTCCAGGTGCAGACGCTGCAAACTCTGCGAGAACTCCATGATGGAGTCGATCCACTCGCCGAATCCACGCACACACTGCATGCGGTGCAGAACCACACCGTTGCAGAAGATCAGTTTATCCGTGTCTGGTTGTGATCTAAAACGAACAGAGTTTGTTtcaatgaattaaaaaacaacaatttgtTCTTATATTGTTTATAGTGACTCTAAAGTCATTCTTGTAATCACATATAGTAGCTGTAAACAGTCATTCTCTCAGCTGtctctatttattctctctcttttaagaAACTCTTTTAAGaaagttaaacacacacacacacacagcttgataTCTTGCTAATAAGTCCTTCCTtcttacactggagactccttccaattaaaataaattctttcatttttcactgTGTTTATTACTAGCCAACGTCTCACAACAAGTAACAATAACGTAACACAAAGAGTGCATCAATGTTAAACTtcacaacatcaacatcaacaatcaacagcttctgaccaatcagaaccgaGTATTCAACAGCGCTGAATTCTTATCATTGCGGTTATTTACCTGTAAGCCAGTCGTAATATGAAGAGCTCGACAAAAGCTGATTCGAACAGCAAGTCCTGGTCTTCCTTAGAGAAGGTGGTGAATACTGGGATGCTCTCAGCCCACTTCCTGATTACGCTCATAGATCCGGTCAGCAGGTCGTAAAACTGCTGGATGTCACTGGCGTCCTCCTTTTCAGGCACGTTAGTCACTGTCTGCTGATACTGAGCAGAAAACAAAGGGGTTTAATCAGCACCTGGACTTCCTAACAGCATTAATGCACAATCATATGAACGTAAAGATAATAAGAGAACAGTGTAGACGATATCACTAAGGGAAAAGTCCATCCTGAACGACTTAGATCTTGATAAATAACATGATTTTCAATGGTATTGAAATTTCCTGAGCTTTTCGACATCCTGCTAATAGCAGAGCAGAAGGATTTAGCCTTCATGTTTTTATAACACTATCTACCTAAAGACAGAGATGCAGTGGCACTTTGATCCTTTAGTCTGTTCACATTATCTGCACAATCTACCCAAACCAATAAGCTTCAAATTTGTGCTAACACCACACCAAACTGTTAGCATGCTAACTAGTTTCACAGCATTCTGGAACTTTCTGTCCGATCATATCATCATGTCCACAACTTCTACactggatttctcattaatgcGACATTAAAGCTTGTTGAAAAACCATTTTTAGCATGCCCATGAGCATTTCTGTTTcagatatttaacatttctTCTCTATTTCACATATTAGCAGTTCAAAATCCAAGGCTTACCTTTGAGTAGTCCAGTTTGGAGAGGACTGGGTTGGAGTCTATGTGAGCGTTCACGAGAGTTGTGATGATATTCCCGGCAGGCAAAGCGGACGCTGATTCTGTGACCGGTTTTGGTTTCGAAGGCAAACGACCCCTTCTGCCCTTTAGGCTGTCTGTTCTTACAACTGAACAGGAATGAGGATAAAATCATACGTTAATAATGCAATAATACGCGAATGCAAGATTCATACTAGATACAGAGACATGTTAACGGTGTTACTGAAGCTtgataatttattattttataacaaatataaaaatatatgagtACGAAAAAACAATAAGATAATTAAATTCATCCATCTGTTGTGTGTAGGAGGTGAAAACTGCTATGGCTTTTCTCACCTTCTTTCACCATTCCGACTGCCAGGCACTTCTGAAAGCGACAGAACTGGCACCTGTTCCGCCGCCGTTTGTCCACTGGACAGTCTTTATTCGCGAGGCATACGTACTTGGCATTTTTCTGCACTGTAcgctaaaagaaaaacaaacaaaagcccTTTCAATTCAACATGGTCAAGAATGCGAAGGAATTAATGATATAAATccagtgttaatgatgaagacaTTCTATAACAGATACAGTAAGCAGTGAGCAGCTTTTTCtagatgtataataataataatcataaatcataaataacAATAGTATTTGCCTAATAATATTGCTATGCAAAtgatttgtttgattgttttagGGTTTTAAaattttctggcccagaaatttACTGGCCCATTTGAAAttacaaactgctcctttaaaacTGAGCTCACCTTGAAGAAGCCCTTGCAGCCCTCACAGGTGCGCACTCCATAGTGCTGGCAGGAGGCGTTGTCCCCACACACTGCACAGCACCCTTCATTTCCTGTTGGACTCTTGATTTTGGGAGACATCTGATTTTCCAGCAGGATCGAACTGTCCCTGCTGCTGTGATCCAGCCTGAGAGGACTGAAGCTGTTCTGATGGCTTCGAGAGAAGGGATCCTGATCAGGAAGCTGATGTTGCTGCAGCTGCCCCAGAGGGGACATGTCCTCTCCTGACAGAGGTCCAAAAGTGAAAAAGGAAGGAGCCTGAGGAAGGGGTGTCTTCTCCGAACCCCAGCAGCCTGCGTCTGGGGAGCAGGACCCATACGCTCCCTCCCAGGAAGGCACTGACTGGAACCCCGGGGTGGAGGGTGAAGGAGCCGAGACGGGGCTGCCAAAACAGTTCGAGCCACCTGATGTAGACAGCGCATCGTCCATGTAGCTCAAGGTGAAGGTGCCGGGGTAGCAGCCGTAAACCGGAAGGTTGTCCAGCTTGAAGGAGTCCTGGTTTGACGTGGCACCGGCACAGGTTGAAGCAGAGGCAGTCGCAGTGGCAAGCTGACAGGAGTAGGCATCAAATTCTCCTCCGTAGCCTCCAACCAGAGAGGTGATACTCGGCAGAGAGGACGTGGAGAGCTGCTCCCGCTGTTCGCTCACGTCCATGGCCAACCTGGAGGTGAAGTCAGGGTTCATAAGCTCTGAGCTGAAGAACATGCTCTCATAAGGCTGGACTCCATGTTGGCTTTGAACACAGGTCATTTCTGTAGAGCAGAACCACAAGAGCTACTTTTCAATATCGCAAAAGGCTTCCTTAGTTTTGCTCCTGCTCCTCTTAAATGTGCCTCGTGACCCCTGGCGTTGAAATAAAAACCCTTTCTAAAGGCTAGACGGGTAAACAGAGAAAGTGCCTAATGAGTAATGTAGTCATCACAACAGGAACTAATTTCGAGTAGACATTTCTGAGAAAGCCTGGAAAGCACTCTTCCAGCGTAAGGGCTATTTATATATCAGCCATACGAGTATATATAACTTTAGATCTGGCGAAACTCTAGAACTGGCTTTCAAACCTACACCAGAGGCTGAAGAGGATATGAATGAGATAACGAGGTAACAATGAAACCTACTGACTGAAGGGCTTCGTCATTCGGCATTGTCCTTTAGGGACTGTTTTAATTCTCGATTCTTAACAGACAGAAAGCGCAGCTCTTTGATTATCAAAACCATAAACACAATACCCTCTGTGAGGTGCAACTGAGAAGTCTGGAGTGCAACGAGAAGCAAAGATCGATGCACAAGCATGCCAGAGAGGACTATTTAAAGCCCAGTACGCAAACCGGTGCTCTGGAAGGCCTTGTCCCTTACAGATTATCGCCTTCGCTCTTGTAACACACTGACCTTAAGTGATCTCTCTGAGCCGAATCAGGCGTGTCCACTAACTCCACAATTTAAAACCTTACACCTTCcctaaaaaaaaactacacgcaaaatgttgttttttttttttattttattagctacAATTTTCTCTGGCAAACAAATACGtctattttgttttgcaaaGAACACTTATTTTCATTGTTTGCATGTTGTTGAGATTTCAAAGCCAAATATGAGCTTTGCATGCAGGTCTGTCTGGTTAGAGCCTGCAGAGATTTTAGTTGCCATGACACTTCAGCTTGAATTTGCCTGCTTTGTTCTTTGTCCTTTTAAAGGTTACATATATGTTCATTATTTCGGTAAAAAGAAGTGCCAGAGACATTACCAACTCCCATGCAAATAAGACCAAAAGAAGAGTCAAGTTCTGACCAGAAATAGCAGATCATGCCATAATGAACGGTCTTTAAAATGCCATTTCTGGGTGCTAAATACATTTCCCATTGCTGAGCTCTGTAATAGAGCCTCGAGGAACAACTGTTGCACTTACATCACCGTTTCCATTCAATATCCTCAGCTAAAGAGTAATCTAAACATTTACATAAGCAGCAGTGGAGTTGTTATAAGACAGAATGACTTGCAGGTTGGTTCTGGAGAAATATAGTCACACAGTTTGCTTAAGGGGTTTCTCATTAAATTACTAAgacgcatctcacacacatttgaAGTAAAttgataatgaaataaaatcgaAACAGTTTATAGGCTACACTATAATTAGACAATTAGATATAATTAGTCGTTCACAAAGTTCTGAGCCTGATAATGTCTATAAAAATAACAGACATTAGGTGCATCCAAACCCAGACCGGACCAGTGGTCAGGGCACTATAAGTCCAGCGACTTAATAAACTTTTTTGTTAAAGCTGCGgttatttattcatgttctACACATCTTCTTCTAAGTTCCTTTTACAAGTAAGGACTGTTGCATCTTTAAGCGCATAAAAGAAGCGCAAGCACGAGCCGGAAAAAAAAACGATCACTTACCTGCTTGCGGATTATTATTCTGGCTGGACTTATTTGTAATGTCCGTATAGCGAGTGAAGCTCGTGCATCACCACCGCTCGCGCTCTCACCACCCTGACACAGACGCGTTTAGCTTTCAAGTTTCTCGCCTCCAATTTATACGAGCCACTGTTTGTGCCGTGACGTAGCAGGTGCGTCCTGCCCTCACCGTTCCACTCGCCAATACGCGCGCGCAGGGGCGGAGGAGCTCCCCGAAATCTTTCCGGCCGCCGGCCAATCAGCGCGCGGGAGCTCTGGCAGCGTGACGCACGCTCGGGATTCCATTGACGCAAAACGAGCCGGAGCGTCTGCTGTGCTAAATATAGCGGCACACGAAGGCAACGGAGCGCCTAAACTCTCTGAAATCGGTTAAAAATAGTGGCAGGGGAAGACACAAATAACCgaacacactgagacagaggAGACGGAGCGGCGTAAAATCCCTTTATGTGCCATGTAAAAAAGGTGCTGCTCGAGCTGGCGGATGTTTACAAGCGAATAAAAGACATGTCTGAAGTGTTGAAGGAAGAATCTGATGAGCTTCAGTCTCGAGTTTAACTGcacttactgtatatatatatatatatatatatataatctttctttctttctttcgtcttATTTACCTAAAAAGAAGACACTATGTAATATATGtaagaaatctctctctctctctctctctctctctctctctctctctatctatctatctatctatctatcctctctaccttcattcatttttctttctttctttctttctttctttctttctttctttctttctttctttctttctttctttctaggaAGGatctgtttgatttttttttatgttgattatacctacactagtgtgtgtgtgtgtgtgtgtgtgtctgtgtgtgtctgtgtgtgtgtgtgtgtttcattccaTATAGTCTGTGACAGATCAGATCATTTCTAACTGATCTACTTTAAAAAGGTCAGATATTTTCAGATATCTAAGCCATAATTTTTCCGTCCTTTACCTGCAGAAGGGAAATGCAGCTCCAGActtaacaaaagcaaaaataaaacttaatcattactgtttattttatgatgGATTCGTCTGTTTGCTGGTTACAGGCtcccagaaaaaaaagtgtaaccTTATATTGTGTATACATCATGCCTTTAAAAGGGTTTTAAAGTAAATCATCGGACAATAATAAgctttaaaggaaaaatatgcACTTTTCTCGGAAAAGCTACATACCGAAGGTATGGAATGCGTACGACTGAAAGCAAGGACAAAGCATAATACAGTTTGGAGAGCATTTGatgtatatttcatttcaacacactgaaacacttgaaGCAACcttatgaaaagaaataaaaatcatggCATTCAGACTCAAGGCTAATTGTACTGCACAATTACACCGAGTAGTAATGTTAAAGTTTATTAGCACTTTCGAGCATTGCAACCAGAAGCACACAGGAGTTCTTGCCACTCTCAGAAGTGTGTTTCCTCCTCAGTGATATGCCAAGTGAATGAGACAGCCTGTTAGATGTTGAAAGCACTGGATATTAACAGAGACACAGACGAATCCTACAGCTTTTAATAGTCTCCTATCACCTCCTTTGGATTTcactttccacacacacacacacacacacacaaacacacacaaacacacacacatattcccatgactctctctttctctgccacATGATCCAGGGTCTCACTATATCCACAGCAAGGGCCTTCAAAAGGCTGCATGTAATGTCACTTAGTGCTATGTAGGAGAAAATATGTTTGTGTAAGAAGCCAGTTAATGAAGTGTTGAAGGAGGATTCGATTAAGggtatgaagaaaaaaaaaatcaagtgtaTCTTATGTGTGTCTCTTACTCCAGACCCTGATGAAGATAAGATTTAAGATAACTCATGCGGATTGATTTACATGGATTTATTTTCAGCCTTTCGGAacggattttttatttttatttttttaagtcttATTACTTgctaaaagaaatatttaaaaaagatcTTCATGGGccttgcatttatttttttatttttttatttttttattttttttattctccctatctgtgtctctctctatccatgGCCTCCCTTCTGGCATCAGACATGGCACAGGTAGAGGAGCTGCTGTTAACGGTAGGCGATCAGCTCTAAAAATGAACAATGCAATCAGAGTGTTCCTGACACAGCAAAACCTTCTAAATTACTGATCCGAACCAGAATATGAGTGAAAGGACCCCTGGTACAAGTTTTCTTCCCTCTGCAACACAAGTTGTAATTTCTCTTGTCATATCGAGACTGATTCCTGGCAGCTCTGCCTCTGAGCACCATTCAagctctgcaaatgatccagcATGCAGCTGCACGACTTTCCAacgttctcccacaccaccctgTTGCTACGCTCCCTCCACTGGCCTCATCTAGCTGCCCACATTAGATTTAAAATACTGAAGCTTGCttacaaagccaaaaaaaatgaccagcgcccacttaaagcactttttacACCCCACGATGCACCACGCTCCCTTCcatcctccagcactgctcgactgatcccaccatctctaAGGGTATAAGGAAGACGTGCATGAAGACTCTTATATGTTCTGGCAGCTGGGCGGTGGTATGAACTTTCCCAAGATGTCTGAACGGCTGAGTCACTCTCTGTTTTCAAACAAAGTGCATCCTGAAGTACTTTAAACTAACacttaaaaacttttttaaaaaacctcCCAACAGAGCTAATAAGACTGACTGCATTTTAATCCGTGACCGTGtgaaccatccatccattttgctATACCCGCTGGGTcaggggatctgctggagcctatcccagcacacgtCGGGCGAAAGGCAgacctggacaggtcaccagtccatcgcagggccaaaCATATAGACAGAAAACCACAcacacgggcaatttagaatcaccaatcaacctaatgtacatgtttttggactgtgggaggaaaccagagtacccggagtaaacccacgcaggcacgtgGAGAACATGCAAGCGCCCcagcctgttcgaacccaggaccttcttgttgtgaggcaacagtgctaagcACTAAGCCACCGTCCTGCCCCTTGTGTTTGCTTACACAGATAATCTGAAAGCTTGAATCTGAATGAGTGTGGGAAAAAGTTTGCGAGCATAAGGTTCAGAGGCAGAGCCAGAGACAGAAAAAGGTCACTGATGAACGTGACAGTTTCTCCAACACTGATTCTCCTCAACCGACACAATCAGATGTTACTTCAATCACCATCGCAGACACCGGAGATGGTGTTATGGCGTTAGTAATGACATCGACCTCAGTGACTGCACTGACCCtgtaaagcagcagcagcaaggaCAATAAAGCAAAGCTGGGAACAGAAGGACAGGGTTTGAGGTAgaattacagtacagtaaagcAGTGGATGTTATGATGCAGGAGAATGAAGGCCCAGGATGGAgaacagctcacacacacacatggaggaggaagagatcagatcagatcagccACAGTACTTATATAAAACAACTGTTTATTTAAACTGACTTTTTTAGAGAACATCTCACTGACAAACTTCTTCACAGACaatgcaataaatgtaaaatcagcagacattattatttatttataactgttctctctctcctctgtgtgtgtgttcgtgtgttcctattctttcttttctttttctttacctGCTCTCTAATCGTAAATCGCCTGGAATCAAGACCCCGCCCACTTCCTCTTGCTGCTGCGTGTTGTTTCTCAGCCCTTCCCGTGAGCGCCCCACCTGCACTTCATACTTCACTTCCGGATAGAACGGAGAAAAGGAAGCCAAGCAGGTCTGATGACGTGTCTAACTGACGTAGGAAGGAATCCTCGAAATGGGGAAGCCcagtggagacacacacacacacatacacaccggACTGCTGTCCTCCTCACCCACCAGTAAATGACGCGTCAATTTTCCTCCAGCAGAACACGTTACTACAGATGCCACAAACTTCTTCTCATGATCTTCAAGAGTAGTGTAACAGAAGAGCATGGCTGCTTCCTGGGTCATAAAACGTGACTGGTAAAATAGCAGCTCCAATCTTGCCATAACTTTGGGTTCACTGATTAGGAACTTTGTGTTTAAAGTTTCTTTGAAAGTAGTTATCTCTATTATAAATGTCTATACACAGAATAATGGCAGAAGTCTTCCTTTccacatttaaaagaaatatggCAATCAAATCAATACATATGTtagaataaagtaaataaatacatttacatgtttttgtaatatAGTTCCTCATCCCAGACATGTCTGAAGTTGCATAAGATCAGAAGTTTAGAAAGCTTATAGCGACCAGTTTAGCATCCTTTAAAGTACAAGTCTAATCATC
The DNA window shown above is from Hemibagrus wyckioides isolate EC202008001 linkage group LG15, SWU_Hwy_1.0, whole genome shotgun sequence and carries:
- the nr4a1 gene encoding nuclear receptor subfamily 4 group A member 1 isoform X1, which translates into the protein MTCVQSQHGVQPYESMFFSSELMNPDFTSRLAMDVSEQREQLSTSSLPSITSLVGGYGGEFDAYSCQLATATASASTCAGATSNQDSFKLDNLPVYGCYPGTFTLSYMDDALSTSGGSNCFGSPVSAPSPSTPGFQSVPSWEGAYGSCSPDAGCWGSEKTPLPQAPSFFTFGPLSGEDMSPLGQLQQHQLPDQDPFSRSHQNSFSPLRLDHSSRDSSILLENQMSPKIKSPTGNEGCCAVCGDNASCQHYGVRTCEGCKGFFKRTVQKNAKYVCLANKDCPVDKRRRNRCQFCRFQKCLAVGMVKEVVRTDSLKGRRGRLPSKPKPVTESASALPAGNIITTLVNAHIDSNPVLSKLDYSKYQQTVTNVPEKEDASDIQQFYDLLTGSMSVIRKWAESIPVFTTFSKEDQDLLFESAFVELFILRLAYRSQPDTDKLIFCNGVVLHRMQCVRGFGEWIDSIMEFSQSLQRLHLDLASFCCLATLAIITDRHGLKEPKRVEDFQNQLISCLKEHVATSVSEEARPNYLSRLLGKLTELRTLCTHGFQRIFYLKLEHPVQPPEIVSKIFLDPWIPF
- the nr4a1 gene encoding nuclear receptor subfamily 4 group A member 1 isoform X2, giving the protein MDVSEQREQLSTSSLPSITSLVGGYGGEFDAYSCQLATATASASTCAGATSNQDSFKLDNLPVYGCYPGTFTLSYMDDALSTSGGSNCFGSPVSAPSPSTPGFQSVPSWEGAYGSCSPDAGCWGSEKTPLPQAPSFFTFGPLSGEDMSPLGQLQQHQLPDQDPFSRSHQNSFSPLRLDHSSRDSSILLENQMSPKIKSPTGNEGCCAVCGDNASCQHYGVRTCEGCKGFFKRTVQKNAKYVCLANKDCPVDKRRRNRCQFCRFQKCLAVGMVKEVVRTDSLKGRRGRLPSKPKPVTESASALPAGNIITTLVNAHIDSNPVLSKLDYSKYQQTVTNVPEKEDASDIQQFYDLLTGSMSVIRKWAESIPVFTTFSKEDQDLLFESAFVELFILRLAYRSQPDTDKLIFCNGVVLHRMQCVRGFGEWIDSIMEFSQSLQRLHLDLASFCCLATLAIITDRHGLKEPKRVEDFQNQLISCLKEHVATSVSEEARPNYLSRLLGKLTELRTLCTHGFQRIFYLKLEHPVQPPEIVSKIFLDPWIPF